DNA from Aquaspirillum sp. LM1:
CCGGAGATCGAGGCGTTGAGCTTGAACAGGATGCCAATCGCCCCGGCGGTGAGCAGAAAGCGCACCACGCCGTCGGCGTTGGCCCCGGGCACAAAGCGGGTGTAGTAGTGCAGTACGGCAGGGATGATGCCGGCGGCACCGTTGGTGGGGGCGGTGACCACCCGGCCGCCGGCGGCGTTTTCTTCGTTGACTGCCAGCGCGTATAGATTCACCCAGTCCAGCACGGTCAGCGGGTCGCGCAGCGCGGCTTCGGGCGCGGCGCATAGCGTGCGGTAGAGTTCGGCGGCGCGGCGGCGCACATGCATGCCACCGGGCAGCACGCCTTCGCGCTGGCAGCCGCGCGCCACACAGGCTTGCATCACTTCCCATAGCGTCAGCAGGCCGGCGCGCACGCTGGCTTCGTCGCGCCAGGCCAGTTCGTTGGCCAGCATGATCTGGCTGATCGGTTGCTGATGCTCGCGGCACAGCGCCAGCAGTTCGCGCGCGCTGGCAAACGGGTGGCGCAGTTGTTGTGGGCCGGGCGGGGCAAAGCCGCTGGTCAGCGCGGTATCGTCCACCACAAAGCCGCCGCCCACCGAGTAATAGGTGCGCGCGTCCAGCAGCGTGCCGCTGGCGTCGCTGGCTTCGCAGCGCATGGCGTTGGGGTGGTAGGGCAGGCTTTTGCGCTTGTGCAGAATCAGGTGTTCGCGCTCGATAAAGGCAATCGGGTGCTGGCCCAGCAGGCTGAGCTGGCCGCTGGCGCGGATGGCGTCCAGGATGGCCGGGGCGTGGTCGGGGTCGATCAGGTCGGGGCTTTCGCCATGCAGGCCCAGCATCACCGCTGTGTCGCTGCCGTGGCCCTTGCCGGTGGCACCCAGCGAGCCAAACAGCTCGACGCGCACTTGCGCCACGGCGCTCAGGCGGCCATCACGCGCCAGCCGGCTGACAAACTGGCGCGCGGCGCGCATCGGGCCGACGGTGTGCGAGCTGGAGGGGCCGATGCCGATTTTGAACAGGTCGAATACGCTGAGGGCCATGGGGGTGTCCTTGGGGCGGGGATAACGGTTGTTTCGGGGGGGGCTCCGGGGAGCAAAAACCCGTCGGCAGTGGAGTGGCCGGCGTCTGTCCGCCAGTGTAGCGGCTTGGGTGCGGGCTGGGCGCGTGGGGGCGACATGCAGGGTTGGCGATGCGACATGGCTGGCAGAAGGATTGGTGAGCGGCGCTTGGGAAAACGCTGAAAAAATCGTCATTTCCGCGCCGGTTTGAATGCAGGTTATTGATTTTGCTGGGTTTTACTTTTGGCGAAAACGGTTTTTCTGAATCAATCAGCGCGCCCTTAGTATTCCTGCTGCGGTTGCGGGCCGGCCATATTGGCTTGCACCCAGCCATTGCGGCCATTTTGCTTGGCCTGATACATGGCCAGGTCGGCGGCCTTGAGCAGTTCGGCGGGTGCCCGGCCATCGCTGGGCAGGTAGGCAATGCCGATGCTGGCGCTGATCTGATGCTGTCCGGCGGGGGTTTCCACCGGCTGTTGCAGCTGGCTGAGCACCTGCTCGGCCACGGCCACCGCCCGGTGGGCGGTCAGCGGCGGAGCCAGCAGCAGCACAAATTCATCACCGCCCAGCCGGGCCACGGTGTCGTGTGGACCAACGCAGTGGCACAGGCGCAGGGCCACTTCCTGCAGCAGGCGGTCGCCAATTTCGTGGCCGTAGCCGTCGTTGACCGGCTTGAAGCGGTCCAGGTCGATCAGCAGCAGCGCGCCTTCGCCGGGGTGTTCCTGGGTGTGGTTCAGCGCTTCGTACAGCGCGTCGGTCAGCCGGCGGCGGTTGGCCAGGCCGGTCAGCGGGTCGTGCTGGGCCAGCTCGGTCAGCTGGGCTTCGCTGATTTGCAGCCGGGCGTTGGCGTCGGCCAGCTCGCGGGTGCGTTCGGCCACCCGTTGCTCAAGCAATTGCTCAGACTGGCGCAGCGCCGCCACCATGGCTTCTTTGGCGGCCAGGGTTTCGCTTTGCGCCGATTCTTTGTCGGCGCGGGCCAGGTGAATGCGGTCGGCCAGGGCAAACGACAGCAGCAGCATTTCCAGCGCCGAGCCAATCTGGATGGCGTTGGTGGTGAGCATATTGGTGGGCACCCAGCCCAGGTTGCGCATGCCCATCACCACAATGCCAGCCAGCAGCAGCGACCAGGCGATCAAGAACCAGCGCGCCCCCCGGTTGCCGGCGCTCAGGCCAAACAGCGCGGCAAAAATGGTCACCACTGAAAACACAATGCCCTGCAGCGACACCAGAATGGCCACCCACTGATACGGCAGCACCAGCGGGGCCAGCGCCAGCAGGCCAAACATCCAGCCCAGCCCGCTGATGATCCGGTGGTAGCGGGGCGCGGTTTGCCGGGTGTGCAGGAACAGCCGGGTAAACCAGGCCCCAAACAGCCCGCACAGGGCAAAGCCGCTGGGCAGCGCCACATTGCCCCACGCTGGCCAGTCGGGCCACAGATACTGGTTGCCCAGGCCGTTGAGCGAAATCTGGCCAATGGCCATGCACACGGTAAACAGCACATAGGCCAGATAGGCCGGGTCGCGCAGCGACAGGTAAAGCAGCAGGTTGTACAAGGCCAGCGCCAGCAGCATGCCGTAGTACAGTGCCAGCAGGCCATACGCCGACTGGCTGAACACCAGCAGCGAGGGTTCGCTCCACACCATCACCGGCAGGGTGAGGGTGCCTTCGGAACGGACTTGCAGATAGACGGTGGTGGACTGGCCAGGGGCCAGGCGCAAGGGAAACAGAAAGTGCCGGTGCGGATAGGGGCGGTGGGCAAATGGCAGCAGATCACCAGTCTGGTACACCTGCTGGCCGTGCTGGTCGTGCAGATAGGCGGTGACCTGGTCCAGCGCGGGAAACCCCAGCTCCACCAGCCAGGTCTGGGCGCTGCCCTGCGCCGGAGCCTGCAGCGGAATGCGCAGCCAATAGGTGCTGCGCGAATAACCCAGATTAATGTCGTTATTGGCCCCCTCAGCCGGTTTGAAGCGGGCGGCCAGTTCCGGGCGCTGGATATCGCTTAGCCGATATTGGTGTTGTGGGTCTTCCAGCAGGTCGATATGTGCGGTGGCGCGCTGCCCTGGCGCTTGTGCCTCCAGTTGCAGCACACCGCCCGCCGTGGCGGACAGGCTGAACAAAATGGCAAGGCAGAATAACGCTACGCGCAGCAGGCAGGGCATGACGGCTGTTCCAGGTGGGATACCCGCGAGTATCGCGTAATCCTGGCCGGATGGCGACGGGAAAGGGCGCGTTGCGCAGAAGGGTTTGTTGCAGCGTTTTGAATTTAAAGGGGTTTTTGGTGCGGCGGCAGGCTGGGGCTGCGCGGTAAAACAGGCGGTGATGCAGGGGATGGCGCACCCGAGTGGGATCGAACCACTGACCTTCAGCTTCGGAAACTGACACTCTATCCAACTGAGCTACGGGTGCTTGCAAGCAAAAAGCCTGCGAATCATAGCCGATTTATTGCAATCAGTCCAGTTAGCGTCTTTGCCAATCGCCGGGGTTTCCGTATAATTCCCCTATTCTGATTGTCATTATTCTTTCTTTACTTTTTTTATGGGGCAGTAGCCAATGAGTAGCGCAAATAAGGGTAGCTCGTCGGGAGAGATGATTCGCGTCATCCTTTCCGTGCTTGTCTTGGTTGTTCTGAGTGTTTGGCTGCTGGCCAAACTGTTTACCAGCGGCATGGTGGTGGACGCGGAAACCATGTCCAAGGAAGCCATTTCCGCCCGACTGAAGCCGGTGGGTGTGTCGGTGGCCTCCGAAGGTGGCGCGCCGGGCAGCCGCAATGGCGAAACCGTGTACAAGGCCATTTGCGCGTCCTGTCACGCTGCCGGTCTGGCCGGTTCGCCGAAATTTGGCGATGCCGGTGCCTGGGCTGGCCGTATTTCCCAGGGCTTTGACCTGCTGGTCAAGCACGCGGTGGAAGGCATTCGCGGCATGCCGGCCAAGGGCGGTGCCACTGACCTGACCAACGACGAAGTGGCACGCGCCGTGGCCTATATGGGCAACGCAGCAGGCGGCAAGTTCACCGAACCGAAGGTGGAAGGTGCGGCTGGCGGCGACGCCAAGGTGGACCCGGCAGTCAAGGGCAAGGAAATCTACGGCAGCGTCTGCATGGCCTGCCATGACACCGGCGCGGCTGGCGCACCGAAAATGGGTGACAAGGCCGCCTGGGCTCCGCGTATCGGCAAGGGGCTGGATGGTCTGGTGGCTTCCGCCACCAAGGGCCTGAACGCCATGCCGCCCAAGGGTGGCTACTCTGGCAGCGATGCCGAGTTCCGCGCTGCCGTGGAATACATCGTTGGCAACTCCAAGTAATCTTTCCCTGGCCTGCTGACCGGCCAGCCAGATATAACGGATGCCCCACCACACCCCCGTGCCTGCTGGCCGGGGGTGTGGCGTTTTCAGCGTTCAGCCAACCGGCAAAGCCAACAAAAAAACGGCGTGCCCCAGGCACGCCGTTCAATGCAACACCCACACACGGTGGATTTAGCGGTCGAGACCGCCCACCAGCAGATACTTCACTTCCAGGTAGTCATCCATGCCAAAGTGCGAGCCTTCGCGGCCCAGGCCGGATTGCTTCACCCCGCCAAACGGCGCGGCTTCGTTGGAGATAATCCCGGTGTTGATGCCGATCATGCCGTATTCCAGCTGTTCGGCCACCCGCCAGATGCGGCCAATATCGCGGCTGTAGAAGTAGCTGGCCAGGCCAAATTCGGTGTCGTTGGCCATGGCCACCACGTCGGCTTCGCTGTCAAACTTGAACAGCGGGGCCAGCGGGCCAAAGGTTTCTTCCTTGGCCACTTTCATCGCCTGGGTCACCCCGGTGATGATGGTCGGCTCAAAGAAGCTGCCGCCCAGTGCATGGCGCTTGCCACCCGCCACCAGCGTGCCGCCCTTGGCCAGTGCATCGGCAATGTGTTCTTCCACCTTGCTCACAGCCTTGCTGTCGATCATCGGGCCTTGGGTAATGCCAGCCTCCAGGCCATTGCCCACCTTCAGCTGGGCCACGGCGGCGGCAAATTTCTCGGCAAAGGCGTCGTACACGCCCGCCTGCACGTACAGGCGGTTGGCGCACACGCAGGTTTGCCCGGCGTTGCGATATTTGGAAATCATCGCGCCTTCGACTGCTGCGTCGAGGTCGGCGTCGTCAAACACGATGAATGGCGCGTTGCCGCCCAGCTCCATCGACACTTTTTTCACCGTCTGCGCGCATTGGGCAATCAGTTCGCGGCCAATTTCGGTCGAGCCGGTAAACGAAAACTTGCGCACGATCGGGCTGGCGGTCAGCTCGCCGCCAATGGCGGCTGCCGAGCCG
Protein-coding regions in this window:
- a CDS encoding diguanylate cyclase, whose translation is MPCLLRVALFCLAILFSLSATAGGVLQLEAQAPGQRATAHIDLLEDPQHQYRLSDIQRPELAARFKPAEGANNDINLGYSRSTYWLRIPLQAPAQGSAQTWLVELGFPALDQVTAYLHDQHGQQVYQTGDLLPFAHRPYPHRHFLFPLRLAPGQSTTVYLQVRSEGTLTLPVMVWSEPSLLVFSQSAYGLLALYYGMLLALALYNLLLYLSLRDPAYLAYVLFTVCMAIGQISLNGLGNQYLWPDWPAWGNVALPSGFALCGLFGAWFTRLFLHTRQTAPRYHRIISGLGWMFGLLALAPLVLPYQWVAILVSLQGIVFSVVTIFAALFGLSAGNRGARWFLIAWSLLLAGIVVMGMRNLGWVPTNMLTTNAIQIGSALEMLLLSFALADRIHLARADKESAQSETLAAKEAMVAALRQSEQLLEQRVAERTRELADANARLQISEAQLTELAQHDPLTGLANRRRLTDALYEALNHTQEHPGEGALLLIDLDRFKPVNDGYGHEIGDRLLQEVALRLCHCVGPHDTVARLGGDEFVLLLAPPLTAHRAVAVAEQVLSQLQQPVETPAGQHQISASIGIAYLPSDGRAPAELLKAADLAMYQAKQNGRNGWVQANMAGPQPQQEY
- the gabD gene encoding NADP-dependent succinate-semialdehyde dehydrogenase, with protein sequence MLNLKDPELLRQQCYIDGAWVDADNGATLDVTNPATGELVARVPKMGAAETRRAIEAAERAWPAWKRKPAKERSVILRRWFELMMAAQEDLAVILTAEQGKPLAEAKGEIAYGASYLEWYAEEGKRVYGDTIPTHQADKRVVVLKEPIGVCAAVTPWNFPNAMITRKAGPAMAAGCPIVVKPASQTPLSALAIAVLAERAGVPAGVFSVVTGSAAAIGGELTASPIVRKFSFTGSTEIGRELIAQCAQTVKKVSMELGGNAPFIVFDDADLDAAVEGAMISKYRNAGQTCVCANRLYVQAGVYDAFAEKFAAAVAQLKVGNGLEAGITQGPMIDSKAVSKVEEHIADALAKGGTLVAGGKRHALGGSFFEPTIITGVTQAMKVAKEETFGPLAPLFKFDSEADVVAMANDTEFGLASYFYSRDIGRIWRVAEQLEYGMIGINTGIISNEAAPFGGVKQSGLGREGSHFGMDDYLEVKYLLVGGLDR
- a CDS encoding cytochrome c5 family protein encodes the protein MSSANKGSSSGEMIRVILSVLVLVVLSVWLLAKLFTSGMVVDAETMSKEAISARLKPVGVSVASEGGAPGSRNGETVYKAICASCHAAGLAGSPKFGDAGAWAGRISQGFDLLVKHAVEGIRGMPAKGGATDLTNDEVARAVAYMGNAAGGKFTEPKVEGAAGGDAKVDPAVKGKEIYGSVCMACHDTGAAGAPKMGDKAAWAPRIGKGLDGLVASATKGLNAMPPKGGYSGSDAEFRAAVEYIVGNSK
- a CDS encoding L-serine ammonia-lyase — encoded protein: MALSVFDLFKIGIGPSSSHTVGPMRAARQFVSRLARDGRLSAVAQVRVELFGSLGATGKGHGSDTAVMLGLHGESPDLIDPDHAPAILDAIRASGQLSLLGQHPIAFIEREHLILHKRKSLPYHPNAMRCEASDASGTLLDARTYYSVGGGFVVDDTALTSGFAPPGPQQLRHPFASARELLALCREHQQPISQIMLANELAWRDEASVRAGLLTLWEVMQACVARGCQREGVLPGGMHVRRRAAELYRTLCAAPEAALRDPLTVLDWVNLYALAVNEENAAGGRVVTAPTNGAAGIIPAVLHYYTRFVPGANADGVVRFLLTAGAIGILFKLNASISGAEVGCQGEVGSACSMAAGALAEVLGGTPEQVENAAEIGMEHNLGLTCDPIGGLVQVPCIERNAMASIKAINAARMALRGDGQHHVSLDRVIRTMRDTGRDMSSKYKETARGGLAVNWIEC